CGTAGCGACCGGCCAGGGCCTCACCGGAGCAAAATCGCTCGGGGGTCAATTCATCAAGAATATCGAAAGGATCCGGCATCTTGGCTATTCTACGTATCTCTGCGACATAAACGGGAAACCGACCGACATCATGACGCCATGGCGCCCAACCGGCAATCGACTTCGAAACCCTGCTGCTCAGGGCCTGCTCGCCCTCGTCATCGGCAGCATGTCACTCGCTGGCACGGCACAGGCCGAGCTCTATATCTACAAGGAAGACGATGGCACCACCTGGATTACAGACCGAAAGTTGCACGAACCCGGGAGGTTCGACTTCCAGGGCTACTATGGGCGTCCGACCGCGACCCGTTCCTGCCATGGCGTGACACCGGAGATACTCGAGCAACGCGCCCGGCCGCATGCCAGCCTGTTGCGGCAGCATGCCCGCCAGCACGGCGTCGACGATCTGCTGATCAAGGCCATCATCACGGTCGAATCCTGTTTCGATACCCAGGCCGTCTCGCGCGTTGGCGCCGAGGGGCTGATGCAGCTGATGCCTGGCACGGCTGCCATGCTGGGGGTCACGGATAGCTTCAATGCACAGCAGAACATCGCCGGCGGGGTACGCTACTTCGCGCAGATGCTGCAGCGCTTCGACGACGACACCCAGCTCGCACTCGCGGCCTACAACGCCGGCCCCAGCGCCGTCAGCCGATATGGCGGCATACCCCCGTATCGCGAAACCCAGGGCTACGTGAAGAAGGTATTGCGCTACTACCAGCAGTACCTGGAGCAATATGCCGCCAAGGCAAGCCCCTGAGAAACGACACTTACTCCCTTGCAGACACACGCGCATTTACTGCAGGCGCGGCAACCTACAGACAAAAAAATACCCGGTCACGATCGTGACCGGGTATCCGTTTTAAGCGCCTGGCAGTGACCTACTTTCGCATGGGGAAGCCCCACACTATCATCGGCGCTAAGGCGTTTCACTTCCGAGTTCGGTATGGGATCGGGTGGTTCCACCTTGCTATTGCCGCCAGGCAAACTGGCTCAATCGCCCCGCCAATCGGCGAAACGAAGGAATTCGGGGATAGATTGCATTGGTTCAAGTCGTTACGACCAGCACCCAACTGCTTGGGTGTTATATGGTCAAGCCTCACGGGCAATTAGTACTGGTTAGCTTCATGCGTTACCACACTTCCACATCCAGCCTATCAACCTTGTAGTCTTCAAGGGCCCTTCAGGGAGCTCAAGGCTCCAGTGAGACCTAATCTTGAGGGGGGCTTCCCGCTTAGATGCTTTCAGCGGTTATCCCGTCCGTATATAGCTACCCGGCAATGCCACTGGCGTGACAACCGGAACACCAGAGATACGTCCATCCCGGTCCTCTCGTACTAAGGACAGCTCCTCTCAAGTCTCAAACGCCCACGGCAGATAGGGACCGAACTGTCTCACGACGTTCTAAACCCAGCTCGCGTACCACTTTAAATGGCGAACAGCCATACCCTTGGGACCGGCTTCAGCCCCAGGATGTGATGAGCCGACATCGAGGTGCCAAACACCGCCGTCGATGTGAACTCTTGGGCGGTATCAGCCTGTTATCCCCGGAGTACCTTTTATCCGTTGAGCGATGGCCCTACCACGAAGAACCACCGGATCACTAAGACCTGCTTTCGCACCTGCTCGACGTGTCTGTCTCGCAGTCAAGCACCCTTATGCCTTTGCACTAAACGCGCGATTTCCGACCGCGCTTAGGGTACCTTCGCGCTCCTCCGTTACTCTTTGGGAGGAGACCGCCCCAGTCAAACTACCCACCACACGCTGTCCTCGATCCGGATCACGGACCTAAGTTAGAACTTCAAACAAACCAGGGTGGTATTTCAAGGTTGGCTCCACCGGAACTGGCGTCCCGGCTTCAAAGCCTCCCACCTATCCTACACAAGTTTGTTCAAAGTTCAGCGTGAAGCTGTAGTAAAGGTTCACGGGGTCTTTCCGTCTAGCCGCGGGTACACTGCATCTTCACAGCGAGTTCAATTTCACTGAGTCCCGGGTGGAGACAGTGTGGCCATCGTTACGCCATTCGTGCAGGTCGGAACTTACCCGACAAGGAATTTCGCTACCTTAGGACCGTTATAGTTACGGCCGCCGTTTACCGGGGCTTCGATCAAGAGCTTCGCCGAAGCTAACCCCATCAATTAACCTTCCGGCACCGGGCAGGCGTCACACCCTATACGTCCACTTTCGTGTTTGCAGAGTGCTGTGTTTTTAATAAACAGTCGCAGCCACCTGGTCTCTGCGGCCCCCAACAGCTCAAAAAGTAAATTTCATCACCGTCAGAGGCGTACCTTCTCCCGAAGTTACGGTACCATTTTGCCTAGTTCCTTCACCCGGGTTCTCTCAAGCGCCTTGGGATTCTCACCCTGCCCACCTGTGTCGGTTTGGAGTACGGTCGCTTACTACCTGAAGCTTAGAGGCTTTTCCTGGAAGCATGGCATCAACAACTTCGTTCCCGTAGGAACTCGTCATCACCTCTCAGGATTGTGGACCCGGATTTGCCTAAGTCCACTCCCTACTGGCTTGAACCGGACACCAACTGCCGGCTTGCCTAGCCTTCTCCGTCCCCCCATCGCAGTAATAAGCGGTTCCGGAATATTGACCGGATTCCCATCGACTACGCATTTCTGCCTCGCCTTAGGGGCCGACTCACCCTGCTCCGATTAGCGTAGAGCAGGAAACCTTGGGCTTTCGGCGGACGGGTTTTTCACCCGTCTTATCGTTACTCATGTCAGCATTCGCACTTCCGATACCTCCAGCAAACCTTACAGTTCACCTTCGCAGGCGTACGGAACGCTCCTCTACCATGCATACAAAGTATGCATCCGCAGCTTCGGCACGTGACTTAAGCCCCGTTGAATCTTCCGCGCAGGCCGACTCGACTAGTGAGCTATTACGCTTTCTTTAAAGGGTGGCTGCTTCTAAGCCAACCTCCTAGCTGTCTATGCCTTCCCACATCGTTTCCCACTGAGCCACGATTTTGGGGCCTTAGCTGGCGGTCTGGGTTGTTTCCCTCTCCACGACGGACGTTAGCACCCGCCGTGTGTCTCCCGTGATTGCACTTCCTGGTATTCGGAGTTTGCAATGGTTTGGTAAGTCGGGATGACCCCCTAGCCATAACAGTGCTCTACCCCCAGGAGTGAGACACGAGGCGCTACCTAAATAGCTTTCGAGGAGAACCAGCTATCTCCGGGCTTGATTAGCCTTTCACTCCTATCCACAGCTCATCCGAATCTTTTTCAACAGATCCCGGTTCGGTCCTCCAGTGGGAATTACCCCACCTTCAACCTGGCCATGGATAGATCGCCCGGTTTCGGGTCTACTCCCAGCGACTAAGTCGCCCTATTCAGACTCGGTTTCCCTACGGCTCCCCTATGCGGTTAACCTTGCCACTGAAAGTAAGTCGCTGACCCATTATACAAAAGGTACGCAGTCACATCCGAAGATGCTCCCACTGCTTGTACGCATACGGTTTCAGGTTCTATTTCACTCCCCTCTCCGGGGTTCTTTTCGCCTTTCCCTCACGGTACTGGTTCACTATCGGTCAGCCAGGAGTATTTAGCCTTGGAGGATGGTCCCCCCATGTTCAGTCAGAGTTTCACGTGCTCCGACCTACTCGATTTCACCTGATCAGATTTTCGGATACGGGGCTATCACCCACTATGGCCGGCCTTCCCAGACCGTTCTCCTAATCTTTCACAGACTTAAGGGCTAATCCGCGTTCGCTCGCCGCTACTGACGGAATCTCAATTGATTTCTGTTCCTAAGGGTACTTAGATGTTTCAGTTCCCCTCGTTCGCTTCACATACCTATGGATTCAGTATGTGATACCTGCCTTATGACAGGTGGGTTTCCCCATTCGGAAATCTCCGGGTCAAACAGTTGTTTGCCACCTAACCGGAGCTTATCGCAGGCTACAACGTCCTTCATCGCCTCTGGCTGCCAAGGCATCCACCGTGCACGCTTCGTCACTTGACCATATAACCCAAAACAGTCATACAGCCGCAACGATTAACGATACGCACCAAATAGACACAAGTGTCAGATAAACTTCTAACGCTTGTATTCCAT
This window of the Chromatiales bacterium genome carries:
- a CDS encoding lytic transglycosylase domain-containing protein encodes the protein MTPWRPTGNRLRNPAAQGLLALVIGSMSLAGTAQAELYIYKEDDGTTWITDRKLHEPGRFDFQGYYGRPTATRSCHGVTPEILEQRARPHASLLRQHARQHGVDDLLIKAIITVESCFDTQAVSRVGAEGLMQLMPGTAAMLGVTDSFNAQQNIAGGVRYFAQMLQRFDDDTQLALAAYNAGPSAVSRYGGIPPYRETQGYVKKVLRYYQQYLEQYAAKASP